GAGAAGCGGCAGGATGACACCGACCACGACGGCGACGAGCAGGAAGCAGGCGGCGAGTTGGATGTAGCTCATGACGCACCCGCCCCTGCACGACGGTTTTCACGCCAGCGCGTGATCAGGCGTTCGGCCCCGGTGTAGATCACCATCGTGCACACCACGAGGAACAGCAGGAACACGGGTTCTTCGATCGGCAGTTCCGGTGCGAGCACGATCCCGGTCGCGATCGCGCCGTCACCGCGGAAGAAGATCCCGTTGGCGATGCCCGCCACATCCCACAGGAGGAAGAAGACGAGCCCGACGACCGTCACGACCGTCGCCGACACGGCATCGCGCCAGAAGAAGAGGCGGAACCGCCAATCCAGCAGCAGCATGCAGCCCAGCGACAGGAGAAGGGCCGCCAGGTACACCATGCCCATCAGGACGCCTCCGTCCCGACAGTGGTGGGCACGGGAACGGGGAGCGGGCCGGGGGAGTGATCACCGCGGATGCGCTTGAGGACGATCTCCGCACTGATGAGGCACATCGGGACGCCGACACCCGGCGCGGTGGTGGCCCCGGCGTAGAACAGGCCCTGCACACGCCGGGAGGCGTTCTGCGCGCGGAACATCGCACTCTGGGACAGGATGTGCGCCGGTCCCAGCATTCCTCCGCGCCAGGAGTGGTAGTCGTCCTGGAAGTCCGCGGGGCCGATCGTCTCGCGCACCACGATGCGTTCGCGCAGGTCCGGGATCCCGGCCCAGGTGGCGATCTGATCGATCGCGGCATCCGCCGCGCTCTCGACCGCGGTTGATCCCGTCCCGTCGGGTCCGCCGTGTCCGAGTTCGACGTCTGCCGGGACCGGGATCAGGACGAACAGGTTCTCATGGCCCTCCGGAGCGACATCGGGATCCGACGCGCTCGGTCGGCACACGTAGGTCGACGCCGGATCGGGAACGGTCGGGGTCGCTCCGAAGATCGCGTCGAAGTTGGCGTCCCAGTCATCGGTGAAGAACAGGGAATGATGCGGAAGCTCAGGCAACGAGCCCCGCACTCCCAGCATCACGAGCACTCCGCCGGGCCCGCTGGTACGCCGCGACCACCAGGACTCGGGGTAGGTCTGCAGGGAAGGCGGCAGCAGCACGGTCTCGGTGTGGTGCAGGTCCGCGGCCGAGACCACGATGTCGGCGTGCTCCACGTGTGCGACGCCCGCGTCGTCCGTCCAGCCGACCCCGGTCGTGTGCACGCCGTCGGGGCCGTCCTGCGTGTGGATGCCGGTGACATCGGCACCGGTCACGATCCGCGCGCCCGCCGCGCGAGCCAGCGCGTCGATCCGTTCGACGACGCGCCAGAAGCCGCCTTGGGGGTAGCGCACGCCCTGATCGAGGTCGAGTGCGCTCATGAGGTGGTACATCGCAGGAGCGGTGCGCGGGTCGGTGCCGAGGAAGACGGCGGGGTAGCCGAGGATCTGGCGCACGACCGGATGAAGGAATCGCTGCTCCGCGAACGACTGCAGTCGGGTGCCGAGGAGCGTGAACAGCCGGGGGAGCGCCCGCAGGACCTCCGGGGCGGCGAGAGTGCGCATGCGGGTGAACGGGTTGTACAGGAAGTACTTCTCCGCCATCGCCGCTGCGTCGCGTGCGGAGTCCAGATACGCGTCGAGGGCGGGACCGGAGCCCGGCTCCAGCTCGTCGAAGAGCTCGGTGACCGCGTCACGTCCCGCGGGGACGCTCACCGACCCCGAGGACCGAGGCGAACGGAACACCCGATATCCCGGGTCGAGCGCGGTGAGGTCGAGCTGCTCCGACGTCGAGGTCCCCATCATCGCGAAGAAGTGATCGAACACCTCCGGCATCAGGTACCACGAGGGCCCTGAGTCGAAGCGGAACCCGTCCCGCTCGATGGATCCTGCGCGCCCGCCGACACGGTCGTTCTTCTCGAGGACGACGACCTCGTGCCCGTCCTTCGCCAGGAGGCCGGCCGTCGCGAGGCCGGCGACGCCCGCACCGATCACCACCACGCGGCTCATCGGTCCCGCTCCCACGTCGTCACCATCACGGCGCGACCCGCGAGCACGGCCTTGATCGGATCCGGCACACGAACGCGTCGGCGGTACAGCACCTCCACGGGCGTCTTCGCCACGCGTCGGGTGAGCGCGGCGAACAGGGAGAGGGCACTCCGCACCGCGGCGCGGGAATCCTTCGGGAGGAGGGGGATGGCGGCTTCGGCATCCGCCAGCTGCCGGAACACCGTCGCCACCCAGGCATCGCGGTCCGCATCCGTCAGCCGTGCGGACCCCCCGAGATACCCGCGGTGGAGCCGGTCCGTGTCGTCGGCGAGATCGCGGAGGAAGTTGACGTTCTGGAACGCGGCGCCCAGCTGGCGCGCACCGCGGCGGAGCGTGCGGAGCTCTTCGTCCGTCCGGTCCGCCCCCCGAAGGAAGACCTGGAGGCACATGAGTCCGACCACCTCGGCGGAACCGTAGACGTAGTCGGCGTGGGCGTCGGCATCGTAGGCCGTGAAGTCGGCGTCGTCGGCGAGGTCGGCGCTCATCGAGGCGAAGAACGGCCCGGTCAGGTCCTCGCCGATACCGCACTCCCGTGCCGTCCGCGCGAAGGCGTGCAGGATGAGGTCGCTGCTGTAGCCCGTCCGCATCGAGCGGTGCGTCTCTTCGATGTAGGAGGCGAGCGCCGCCGTCTGCGCAGTGCTGTCGAGTCCGGCCTCGGCGGCCACCCCGTCGACGATCTCATCGGCGATGCGCACCATGGCGTAGATGTTGCGGACGTGCTGACGATGACGTCGGCCGAGAAGCCGGGTGGCGAGGCCGAACGAGGTCGAGTACGTGCGGATCACATCGGTCGTGGCGATCTCCGCCGTGCGGTTGAAGCGCCGCAGCGCGGTGTCGTCCGTACGATCAGCCGGTTCCGCGGTCATCGGCGGCGCCCTTCGACGCGGGACGCGTGAGCGCGGATCGTCTGGGCAGCCGCGGCGGGGAGCGTGCCGTCGGACTCCGCGGCGGCAAGCGCGGTGGACACCGCATCCAGATGCTCGTGGATGAGTCCGAGGACGAAGCTCTCGGCACCGCACGCGCGCAATCGATCGCGGGCTTCGGACCCCTCCGAGACGGTGAGTTCGGATCTGCCGAAGTGCACCTCGATGCTCTCCCAGTGCGCCGTCATGCGGGCGTAGGCGATGATCGCCGTCTCCTTACCCTCGCGCAGGTCGGAGTAGGCGTCCTTGCCGTGTTGTCCGGGGTCGCCGAACACGGAGAGCAGATCATCCTGCAACTGGTAGGCGAGGCCGAGATGCCGACCGATCTCGCTGAGCTGTTCCTCGGCGGCGGGGGATGAGCCCGCGAGCACGGCGGCGGCGCGCAGGGGGAGCACGAAGGAGTAAGTCGCCGTCTTGTAAGTGCTCGTCGCGAGGATGGTCCGCAGATCGGGCGCGATCACGCCGTCGCTCAGTGCGACGTCGGCATGTTCTCCGGCCACGGTCTCGAAGATCGTCTGCTCGAGCAGTGAGAGCAGGCGCTCACGGGCGTCGGCGGAGACATCGGCTCGCGCGAATCCCAGCACGGCCGAGGAGAGAAGCATGTCCCCGAGGAGGATCGCACTCGAGCGCGCCCAGTGCAGTGCGGGCTCGACGTGAGTATCGGCGTGGGCCGCGACCAGAGCGCCGATCAGGTTCGGACCGCGCCGCCGGGTCAGGTCGCCGTCGATGACGTCGTCGTGCAGGAGGAAGGCGAAGTGGAGGAGCTCGACGTGTGCGGCCACATCGATCGCGCACGCGGTCTCCCGCTCCGACAAGGGGGAGGGGGAGAGTGATTGCAGAAGGTCGATGAGGAGGCGAGGGCGGACGAGCTTTCCGCCGAGAGCGTGCTGCGCGGCGGCGCGCCAGAGTCCGACGAACTCCGCTCCGTATTTCTCGGCAGCCGCGCTGCGCTCCGAGAAGCGGTGGCGCAGAGCTTCTTCGATGCGCGTCCCGAGGTCCTCTTCCGTCACCGTGCCGCTCATCGGTCAGACCTCGCCGAGTCGTCGAAGAATCGGAAGCTGCTCGACGAGCCAGGGGCTGAAGGCGAACGGGGTGTGCGTGATGCCCTCGACGAGAGCGGCCACGTCGACCCAGATCCACTCGGACACCTCGTCGGGGTTCGCCGAGGGCCGGCCGTCGATGAAGGCGACGTGCACGGGACAGATCTCGTTCTCGACGATCCCGCTCGCGTCCACGGCTCGGTAGCGGTAGTCGGGGAGGACGAGGCGCAGGTCGGTGAGATCGATCCCGAGCTCGTGGACACCGTGCCGCCGGACGGCATCGAGCATGTCCTCCTCGGGGCGGGGGTGACCGCAGAAGCTGTTCGTCCACACACCCGGCCAGGTCTTCTTCGCCAGTGCGCGACGAGTGAGCAAGAGGCGACCGTGCGTGTCGAGGACGTAGCAGGAGAACGCCAGATGCAGCGGGGTGTCGCGGGTGTGGACGTCCTGCTTCGGCAGCGTCCCCACGGCGGTCCCGTCTTCGGCAAGGAGGGTCACGTCATCCATGGCATCTCCTTGATTCCGAGGCGTCCGGCGTTTCGCTAACTTGGTAAGTAGTCAACTTAGCATGAAACTGTTGGTGTGTAACATGATCGCATGGACACGGAGCCCGGCACCACCCCGCAGGAGAGTGCGGAGGAAGTGTTGTCGAACGGTGACCCCAGTGAGAGTGGGCACGAGAAGACTCCCGACGGACTGACGCATTCGGCGATCTACGACGTCGACGCCAGTGATCCGCGCAGCACGCTCGTGGACCGGCAGGGTGTGCCACCCGAGGAGCTGCGACAGATCGCCCGGCTCATGGAGTCGCTCGCGAATCTGCGAGAGGCGGAGCAGAAGCTCTCACAGGCGTCCCGGCGCTACATGCGGCTCAACGAGACCGACATGCGTGCGCTGCACTACTTGATCGTGTGCGCGAACCGGCAGCTGGTCGCGACCCCCGGGGGCATCGCGCACCACCTCGGCGTCTCCACGGCGGCGACGACGAAGCTCCTCGACCGGTTGGAGAAGGGCGGGCACATCACGCGGGCGCCGCACCCCACCGACCGACGGGCGCTTCATATCGCCATCACGCCGGAGACGCGATTGGCTGCGATGGAGACGGTCGGCCGTCAGCAGGCCAAGCGCTTCTATTCCGCGGCGCGCCTCAGCCCTGCGGAACGGGAAGTCGTCATCCGATTCCTCGCGGACATGACTGAGGAGATCACTTTGCGGGATGAGCCGTGGTTGAAGGAGACGGCCGAATAGTCTTCCCCGAAGGGATGACTCGGTGCGAGATCAGTGTGCGGCGTTGTACGCGTCGACGATAGGCGCGGGAATTCGTCCGCGCTCGGAGAGGGTGTGGCCGTTCTCCTTGGCCCAGGCGCGGATCGCCGCGACCTCCGGATTACGGGCAGGGCGCTTGCGCGAAGGCGACGTGCGGGTCGCGGCGGAAGAACCGGCGCGGCGTCCGGCGGAGATGTACGGCTCGAGAGCCGCGCGCAACTCCTCGGCGTGGGACGAATTCAGATCGATCTCGTAGGAGGTGCCATTCAACGAGAAGTGGACGGTCTCGCCTTCACCTACTTCGAGGACACTGCCGTCGATGTCGTCTACCAGCTGATGCACAATTCTTCTCGCCATGAATGCGAATATATGTCATCCGGCGAAACCGAGCAACCGGACAATAGCGAATTGACATTCATGCGGTGAATATGTTCACGGGAGGAGACCTGCACGCCGTGCGCGCGTGACGGCGGCATGTCGCGTGGAGGCGTCGAGTTTGGACATCGCCGTGCCGAGATACGCCTTGATGGTGCCCTCGCGCAGACCCAGTTGCGTCGCGATCTCCGCGTTGGTCGCACCCATCGCGGCGCAGGCGAGCACGTCGGTCTCCCGTGGAGAGAGGCGAACGGTGGGGATCGGACTGGTCGAGACGGTCGGATCGTCGCCTGCGAGGGTGACGAGGCGCTGCTCGACCCGCGCGATGCGCGCACGGAGTTCGGCGTCATCGAGGGAAGCCGCGATGCTGCGCAATTCGGCGAAGCTCTCCCGGAGTTCCTCACGCTGTGGCGGGGCTACGGCATCGCCCCCGCCGGTGTTCGCCTGGATCCGCCGCTGGACCTCGTCACGGATGCGCAGCTCGTCGGCCACCGACTGCGCCACTTGCATGGCAGGTGCGGTGGTCACGCCGCCGACCTGTTCCTCATCCCACCCGCCGGCATAGAGGACGCCGCGGGGGCGTCCCTGCACGATGATCGGCAGGGCGAGGAGCGTGCGCAGGCCCTCACCGAGGACGAACACGTCGTAGTCATGCGTGATCTGCTGGGACGAGCCGTAGTCGCTCGTCATCCGCGGGCGCAACTCCATCATCGCTCGTCCGCCCAGTCCGCGCTCCGGGCGGACGCGCAGTCCGTCCAGCGAGCGGGTGCGTGCGCCGACGATGCTGGTGACGCTCACGACGCCCTCTTCGATGAGACCGCCGAAAGCGACGGGGAAACGAGTTCGTCTGGCGAGTTCGCGCACGGCATTGGCGACGAGTTCGGTCTCGGATTCGAGGGTGGCGGGAGCGCTCACGATTACCTGCTTCCGGGTGACGACTGCGTGCCCCGTTTCGTAGCGTCGACTTTATCACCCGGCCTTCTTCTCTCTTGGCGTCAGACGTGGACCCGGCGGCCTACTCGCCGGGTCCACGTCTCGCGCCACGCCGGGTCAGCCGGCTTCGAGGTCGAGCAGGAACCGCTTGCGTTCGGGGTGTGCGCCGTAATGCCCAGGGCTTCCATCCGAGCGCACCACCCGGTGCACGGGAACGATGATCGAGAACGGTGTGAGCCGACACGCGGTGCCGACGGCGCGAGCGGCGCCGGGGTGTTCTGCCATCACGGCGACGTCGCCGTAGCTCATCGTCTCTCCCCAGGCGATGCCGCTGATGGTCTGCAGCGCGGTGCGCGCGAAACCGTCGGTCAGGCGCCAATCGAGCCGGAGGTGCTCCTGGAAGGCGACCGGTGTGCCGTCGAAGTACTCGGCGAGCAGGTGCGCGAGCTCGTCGGCGGCGCCGGGGTCGGGTTCCGGGACGGCGTGCAGTTGGCGGGCGACCCCTTCGAGGAGCCAGGGGACGTGCGGGTCTTCGGACTCGGAGAGGTCGAATCGTACGATGCCCTCGTCGGAGAACACCGCGAGGGCGTCGCCGAACGGAGTCGGAGCGAAGTCGTAGCGGAAGGTCATGGCACCATCCTGACCGGCGACAGTGGTCGCGGACCATCCTCCGCCCGGCTCAGGTGGATAAGACGAAACCGTGGAGCGCGGGGCAGGAGGAGTGCGGGTCGCCCGTCTCCGGCGGAAATTCGGCGGAAACCCGCCTGGGATACTCTCGCTCTCCGCGTGTCGCGCCTAGGGTGTCAATGTGTGGCGACGTGAAGACAGGTCTGCGGAGGACGCAGCGGCGGAAGCCGCTGTGTCGATCGGTGACCTGCGTGAGACCGCGACCGGTGTCGACATCGCGCATGCCGCCGAGGCCGAACGGACCCGGTTGAGGGCCGAGGCCGCTGATCTGGGAGGCCCGTCGCCGCTGGTCAGCTTCCGCGACACCGTCGAGTCCGGTATCGACATCTCCAAAGCGCATCCGGGCAGCCTGCCGCAGTTCATCACCGGCAAGTCGACCCTCCTGTCGAATCTGTTCCGCGATGAGGTGGGCCTGCGCACCGCGCGGCTCGCGGCGGAGCGCATCACCGCGAAGAACACCGAACTCCGCACGGTCCGAGGGATCGAGGCCGTGCACCTCGCCGTCGGCGTCGCGGGGTGGCGCATCGGAGGGGCAGGCTTCGCCGCACCCGTGCTGCTTCGCCCGCTGGCGATCCGTCGCCATCACTCGGACTTCGAGCTGAAGCTGCAGGGCGCCTTCGAGGTGAATCCCGCGCTCGTCCGGATCGCACGCGAACACTTCGGCCTCTCGATCGACGCCGCGGCGCTCGCCGCCCTCGCTTATGACGGCGGCATCTTCAAGCCGCAGCCCGTGATCGACAGCCTGCGAGCGATGACGCGCTCCATCGACACGTTCTCGGTCGAGCCGCGGCTCGTCGTCTCGACGTTCGCGGACGTGTCCGGTGCGATGTCGCGTGATGGGGGAAGCCTCGACCACGTCGTCCTCAACGCGCTGGGCGGCCACGTCGGCGACCGCGAGCGTGTCACGGCACCGCGGGCCACGCCGCACCACACCGGCCCCGACGATCGTGCTCCCGCGTCCGACAACCTGCTCCTCGATGCCGACGCCGAACAGGAAGCCGTGCTCGCACGCATCGCCGCGGGGCACTCCCTGACCGTCGCGACACTTCCCGGCACGGGCGGAACGCAGACCGTGATCAACGCGCTCGGCGAACTGGTGCGGGGCGGTAAGCGGGTGCTCGTGGTCTCCGCCCGTCGATCGACGCTGGACGGCGTGCGGCATCGGCTCGCGGGCATCGGCCTGGACAGTCTTGCGATCTCGCCCGCCAGCGTGCGCCGCGACCTCGTGAGGGCCATCGGTCGCAACGAGAAGGCCACGGCTCCGAAGGTCAGCGAGGTCGACGATGCGCTGGTGCGCCTGCGCACGGTGCTTCGCGACTATCGACAGGCGCTCACGGCGCCGATCGCCGGCATGGACGCATCGGTGCTCGACGCGACCCGCCAACTCACCCGGCTCGCCTCCCTCCCGGTTCCTCCCTCCACGACCGCGCGGCTCGGATCGGACGCACTGCGTCGTCTGGCGTCCGACCGCAGCGAAGCCGCCGAAGCGCTCGCCCAGGCGGCACGTCTCGGCGAGTTCCGCTTCGGTCCGAACGACTCTCCCTGGTACGGCGTCACCTTCGCCAGCACCGAGGCCGCACGCGCCGCCCACGAACTGGCCGGGAGGCTGCACTCCAGCAGCGTGCCCGCGCTCCTGGAACGCGGCTACGAACTCATCGCGCAGACGCACATGCGTCCGTTCTCGACCATCGACGAACTCGGCGAGTACCTGCGGCTGCTGCAGGGCATCCGCGACTCCCTGGACCGCTTCAGTCCCACCGTGTTCGAGCGCCCGCTCGGCGAGCTCATCCAGGCGCACGGCTCGCGTCGCGATGCGCCCGGGCTCTCCGGGGCGAACAGGCGGCGGCTGCGTCGCCTCGCCAAGGAATATGTGCGTCCGGGCGTCCACGTCACCGAGATGCACGAGGCCCTGCTGCGGATCCAGGCCCAGCGCACGCAGTGGCAGCGCTATGTCGAAGCCGGTGCCGCTCCGGAGATCCCGCTCGGTCTCGCCGACGTCTACGCCGCCTGGCAGCGGGCGGAGGCCGAACTCGCGGAGCTCGATGCCGCGCTCGGGCGCCGCGAGCCTCTGGCCTCGCTGCCCGTGGCGCGACTCGTGCGGACCCTGGCCGGGCTCGCCGCCAAGTCCGACGTCTTCGAGAACCTCGTGGAGCGCGCACAGCTGCGTGATCGTCTGGCGCTCCTCGGGCTCGAGCCGCTGCTCACGGAACTCTCGGTGCGACACGTCTCCGAGTCGCAGGTGGGGGAGGAGCTCGAGTTCGCCTGGTGGCAGTCACTCCTCGAGCGAGCACTGCAGGACAACCGTGCCCTCCTCGGCGCGAACACCGCCGTGGTCGACCGTCTCGAGCGGGACTTCCGGTTGGTGGATGAAGCGCATGCCGCGATGGCGGGTCCTCTTCTCGCCTGGCAGCTCGCGAACCAGTGGCGGATCGCGATCGTCGACGAGCCTCAGCAATCGCAGCACCTCCGCCGCGCGCTGACGCAGCAGTCGGCGACCACCGCGCAGATCGTCAGTGCCGCGCCGACGCTCGTCGACGTGCTCGCTCCCGTCTGGATCTCCTCGCCGTATCAGGTGCCGGAGATCCCGGAGTCCGTGGAGTTCGACACCGTCCTCCTCGTCGACGCGGCGGCGATCAACCTCGCCGAGGCAGCGCCGACGATCCGTCGCGCTCGTCAGATCGTGGCGTTCGGGGACCCGGTCACACAGCGCCCGACGCCCTTCCACATCGCGGTCGATCCGGAGGATTCGTGGGAGCCCGAGGTCCCGTTCGACGACGTCTCGGCGTTCGAGCGGCTGTCCGAGCTGCTGCCCGTGATGACGCTGACCCGCAGCTACCGAGCCGGTGGCGAAGACCTCGCGGAACTCATCAACGACGCGTTCTACGGCGGCGAGATCGTGTCGCTGCCCTGGGCCGGCTCGTACCTCGGTCGCGGCAGTCTCACGGTCGACTACGTCGAGGGCGGCACCGGCACTCCCGATCCGATCTCGGGCGCGGTCGAGAGCCCGGATGCCGAGGTCGCCCGAGTGGTCACACTCGTCGTCGAGCATGCCGTGCACCGCCCGTCGGAGTCGCTCATGGTCGTCACGGCCAGCGCTCGCCACGCGGAGCGGGTGCGCGCGGCTGTCACCTCTGCCTTCGCCGGCCGATCGGATGTGGCCGATTTCGTCGGACGGGACACGGTCGAGCCCTTCGCGGTGCTGACCCTCGAGGAATCGGTCGCCGAGAGCCGGGACCGCGTCATCTTCTCGCTCGGCTTCGGACTCACCAAGCACGGTCGTGTCCTGAGCGACTTCGGCGACCTCTCCACCCCTGACGGCGAGCGGCTCCTGACCGTCGGGATGACCCGTGCCCGCCGTTCGATGGTCCTGGTCTCCTCGATCCGGCCCTCGTCGTTCGACGATGGGCGTCTCGAGCACGGCGCGGCCACATTGATGTCGATCCTCGGGGGACTCGCCACGCGCAGTCGGGATGCGCGGCTCGAGGACCTCGCAGACCCCCTCACCCTCGCTCTCGCCCGGGAGCTCCGGCGGCTCGGTGCCTCTGTCGACGTCGACTACCGCGGGCTGCTGCCGCTCGTCGCGCAGCACGCGGGCAAGGCCGTCGTCATCGAGTCCGATCCGGAATCCCGGGGTGAATCGTTGCGGGAGACCCTGCGTCTGCGGCCGCACGTGCTGCGTCGTCTCGGCTGGCACTACGTGCGCGTGCACGCCTTCGATCTGTACAGCGATCCGGTGACGGTGGCGACGCGCATCGCCGCCGTGCTCGGCATCTCCGACTCCGCCCCGCGTGCGGAGAACGACACGCAGCCGATCGATATCATCGACACCCAGAATGACTGACGAGAATGACGACCGGACTCCGCGCCAGAGCGTGGTGCGGGTCCCCGGCTCCCGTCGTGCTCGCCTGACGCCGGTTCCCGGCAGTGATCCGGCACCGGAGTCCGCGCCCGGTGAGTCGACGCCGCCACCGGCGCGGTCGAAGGGGCCGAAAGGTCCGAACGACGACCAGCTCATCCAGGACGTGCCCCCGCACTACTGAGGGACCGGGCCGCCGATCGTGCGGTCGGCGGACGAGGAACGCACGGTCCTCCGAGGAGGAGCCGTGCGTCTCTGGTGACGGGGGGAGCGGTCAGGCCCCGCGCTGTGCCTTGAGCAGGTCGCGGATCTCGACGAGCAGCTCGGCCTCGCTCGCTGCGGCGGGCTCTTCCTCAGGCTCTTCCGCCGGCGTGCCCTTTCGTGCTTCGACCCGGGCCTTGAAGGTGTTCATCGGCAGGACGAAGACGAAGTAGACCACCGCGGCGACGGCCAGGAAGCTGATGATCGCCGAGATCAGGTCGCCGATCGGGAACAGGACCTCTTCGCCGTAGATGTTCGTCACGGGGATCCCGAAATCTCCCGCAGCGTCGGCCTTGAGGAAGAGGGAGATCAGTGGGTTGATGATGCTGTTGACGACCGCGGTGACGATCGCGGTGAACGCCGTGCCGATGACGACGGCGACGGCGAGGTCGATGACGTTGCCGCGGAGCAGGAAGTCCTTGAAGCCTTTGAACATGGGATCTCCGAACAGGTCAGGGCCTCAGGAAGAGGCCGGTGTCGACGCAGCGGCCGGCTTGGCGCTCGTCGTCGATTCCGACTTCGATGATGCCGAAGTGTCTTTCGAA
Above is a window of Microbacterium aurugineum DNA encoding:
- a CDS encoding polyprenyl synthetase family protein; the protein is MSGTVTEEDLGTRIEEALRHRFSERSAAAEKYGAEFVGLWRAAAQHALGGKLVRPRLLIDLLQSLSPSPLSERETACAIDVAAHVELLHFAFLLHDDVIDGDLTRRRGPNLIGALVAAHADTHVEPALHWARSSAILLGDMLLSSAVLGFARADVSADARERLLSLLEQTIFETVAGEHADVALSDGVIAPDLRTILATSTYKTATYSFVLPLRAAAVLAGSSPAAEEQLSEIGRHLGLAYQLQDDLLSVFGDPGQHGKDAYSDLREGKETAIIAYARMTAHWESIEVHFGRSELTVSEGSEARDRLRACGAESFVLGLIHEHLDAVSTALAAAESDGTLPAAAAQTIRAHASRVEGRRR
- a CDS encoding MarR family winged helix-turn-helix transcriptional regulator, which gives rise to MDTEPGTTPQESAEEVLSNGDPSESGHEKTPDGLTHSAIYDVDASDPRSTLVDRQGVPPEELRQIARLMESLANLREAEQKLSQASRRYMRLNETDMRALHYLIVCANRQLVATPGGIAHHLGVSTAATTKLLDRLEKGGHITRAPHPTDRRALHIAITPETRLAAMETVGRQQAKRFYSAARLSPAEREVVIRFLADMTEEITLRDEPWLKETAE
- the idi gene encoding isopentenyl-diphosphate Delta-isomerase, encoding MDDVTLLAEDGTAVGTLPKQDVHTRDTPLHLAFSCYVLDTHGRLLLTRRALAKKTWPGVWTNSFCGHPRPEEDMLDAVRRHGVHELGIDLTDLRLVLPDYRYRAVDASGIVENEICPVHVAFIDGRPSANPDEVSEWIWVDVAALVEGITHTPFAFSPWLVEQLPILRRLGEV
- a CDS encoding lycopene cyclase domain-containing protein produces the protein MGMVYLAALLLSLGCMLLLDWRFRLFFWRDAVSATVVTVVGLVFFLLWDVAGIANGIFFRGDGAIATGIVLAPELPIEEPVFLLFLVVCTMVIYTGAERLITRWRENRRAGAGAS
- a CDS encoding LuxR C-terminal-related transcriptional regulator, whose translation is MSAPATLESETELVANAVRELARRTRFPVAFGGLIEEGVVSVTSIVGARTRSLDGLRVRPERGLGGRAMMELRPRMTSDYGSSQQITHDYDVFVLGEGLRTLLALPIIVQGRPRGVLYAGGWDEEQVGGVTTAPAMQVAQSVADELRIRDEVQRRIQANTGGGDAVAPPQREELRESFAELRSIAASLDDAELRARIARVEQRLVTLAGDDPTVSTSPIPTVRLSPRETDVLACAAMGATNAEIATQLGLREGTIKAYLGTAMSKLDASTRHAAVTRARRAGLLP
- a CDS encoding phytoene/squalene synthase family protein: MTAEPADRTDDTALRRFNRTAEIATTDVIRTYSTSFGLATRLLGRRHRQHVRNIYAMVRIADEIVDGVAAEAGLDSTAQTAALASYIEETHRSMRTGYSSDLILHAFARTARECGIGEDLTGPFFASMSADLADDADFTAYDADAHADYVYGSAEVVGLMCLQVFLRGADRTDEELRTLRRGARQLGAAFQNVNFLRDLADDTDRLHRGYLGGSARLTDADRDAWVATVFRQLADAEAAIPLLPKDSRAAVRSALSLFAALTRRVAKTPVEVLYRRRVRVPDPIKAVLAGRAVMVTTWERDR
- a CDS encoding histone-like nucleoid-structuring protein Lsr2, coding for MARRIVHQLVDDIDGSVLEVGEGETVHFSLNGTSYEIDLNSSHAEELRAALEPYISAGRRAGSSAATRTSPSRKRPARNPEVAAIRAWAKENGHTLSERGRIPAPIVDAYNAAH
- the crtI gene encoding phytoene desaturase family protein, coding for MSRVVVIGAGVAGLATAGLLAKDGHEVVVLEKNDRVGGRAGSIERDGFRFDSGPSWYLMPEVFDHFFAMMGTSTSEQLDLTALDPGYRVFRSPRSSGSVSVPAGRDAVTELFDELEPGSGPALDAYLDSARDAAAMAEKYFLYNPFTRMRTLAAPEVLRALPRLFTLLGTRLQSFAEQRFLHPVVRQILGYPAVFLGTDPRTAPAMYHLMSALDLDQGVRYPQGGFWRVVERIDALARAAGARIVTGADVTGIHTQDGPDGVHTTGVGWTDDAGVAHVEHADIVVSAADLHHTETVLLPPSLQTYPESWWSRRTSGPGGVLVMLGVRGSLPELPHHSLFFTDDWDANFDAIFGATPTVPDPASTYVCRPSASDPDVAPEGHENLFVLIPVPADVELGHGGPDGTGSTAVESAADAAIDQIATWAGIPDLRERIVVRETIGPADFQDDYHSWRGGMLGPAHILSQSAMFRAQNASRRVQGLFYAGATTAPGVGVPMCLISAEIVLKRIRGDHSPGPLPVPVPTTVGTEAS
- a CDS encoding methylated-DNA--[protein]-cysteine S-methyltransferase, encoding MTFRYDFAPTPFGDALAVFSDEGIVRFDLSESEDPHVPWLLEGVARQLHAVPEPDPGAADELAHLLAEYFDGTPVAFQEHLRLDWRLTDGFARTALQTISGIAWGETMSYGDVAVMAEHPGAARAVGTACRLTPFSIIVPVHRVVRSDGSPGHYGAHPERKRFLLDLEAG